One region of Hydrogenobaculum sp. Y04AAS1 genomic DNA includes:
- the gnd gene encoding phosphogluconate dehydrogenase (NAD(+)-dependent, decarboxylating), with protein sequence MKIAFSGLGRMGIGLSRRLKEKGHEVFGFDRNQHCTKEASSYGVKCFGTYKEMFEAFEGDRRVLWIMVPQSAVDDVINEALPYLKEGDLIIDGGNSYYKDSIRRYNTLKEKSIKFLDVGTSGGVWGYERGFSLMVGGDKEDFYFISPILKDLANEGVGFGYMGGPGMGHFVKMVHNAVEYGMMESIAEGLDLIKTSKPEVDLKEAVRVWTKGSVVASWLMDLTYKALCDFGLLEEIKPYVEDTGEGRWSVLEAVNEGVAMPSISNALFMRFRSREQESFRDRVLAALRYEFGQHKFKKDE encoded by the coding sequence ATGAAGATAGCGTTTTCTGGGCTTGGGAGAATGGGTATTGGCCTTTCAAGAAGGTTAAAAGAAAAAGGACATGAAGTTTTTGGGTTTGATAGAAACCAGCACTGTACAAAAGAGGCATCTTCTTATGGGGTAAAGTGTTTTGGCACTTACAAAGAGATGTTTGAGGCTTTTGAAGGTGATAGAAGAGTTTTATGGATAATGGTCCCTCAAAGTGCTGTGGATGATGTTATAAACGAAGCTTTACCTTATTTAAAAGAGGGTGATCTTATAATAGATGGTGGAAACTCTTATTACAAAGATTCTATAAGAAGATATAACACTCTAAAAGAAAAATCTATAAAATTTTTAGATGTAGGGACATCTGGGGGTGTTTGGGGTTATGAAAGGGGTTTTTCTTTGATGGTGGGAGGAGATAAAGAGGATTTTTATTTTATAAGCCCAATACTCAAAGATTTGGCAAATGAGGGTGTTGGTTTTGGATATATGGGTGGGCCTGGTATGGGACACTTTGTTAAGATGGTACATAATGCCGTTGAATACGGGATGATGGAAAGTATAGCAGAGGGGCTTGATCTTATAAAAACATCAAAACCAGAGGTAGATTTAAAAGAAGCTGTAAGAGTGTGGACAAAAGGAAGCGTTGTGGCTTCTTGGCTTATGGATTTAACTTACAAAGCTTTATGTGATTTTGGGCTTTTAGAAGAGATAAAGCCTTACGTAGAAGATACCGGTGAAGGAAGATGGAGTGTATTAGAGGCTGTAAATGAAGGAGTAGCTATGCCATCTATATCTAACGCTCTTTTTATGAGATTTAGATCAAGAGAACAAGAAAGCTTTAGAGATAGGGTCTTAGCAGCCTTAAGATACGAGTTTGGCCAACATAAGTTTAAGAAAGATGAATAA
- a CDS encoding DsrE family protein, producing MISFIIKSEPFSWKAHEGLRLAAASGITNDTNVIFTGDGIYAITKWRPEALGLASFEKMLEQMSMLNISFYAENSCIESRGLKAFEFIIEPKIISSEEVKDLIHKSKAVLVW from the coding sequence ATGATAAGCTTTATAATAAAATCAGAACCCTTTTCTTGGAAAGCCCACGAAGGGTTGAGGCTTGCCGCTGCAAGCGGTATAACAAACGATACAAATGTAATATTTACCGGAGACGGTATATACGCCATAACAAAATGGCGCCCAGAAGCCTTAGGACTAGCCAGCTTTGAGAAGATGTTAGAACAAATGAGCATGTTAAACATAAGTTTTTACGCAGAAAACTCTTGTATAGAATCAAGGGGCTTAAAGGCTTTTGAATTTATCATAGAACCAAAGATTATATCCTCTGAAGAAGTCAAAGATTTAATACACAAATCTAAAGCGGTGCTTGTATGGTAG
- a CDS encoding 6-phosphogluconolactonase, which yields MVYLLDFIKVYDFDSLESSSYFLLRFFLKAKKIKLNIALAGGSTPLYLYELMSNYKFPNFKFFLTDERYVPNNHKESNYHNISKFLNIEPVYKSGDIEKDCEIFSNIINKNPIHITLLGIGEDGHSASIFPDKRMLKSCENTLISVGPNDILRISLNYKALSNSRLIFFVSKSKKSVVSRLLKEKDTVANEFISNNNCKKPILVSDGMSGLFNPF from the coding sequence ATGGTATATCTTTTAGATTTTATAAAAGTTTATGATTTTGATTCGCTTGAGTCTTCGTCTTATTTTTTACTTAGATTTTTCCTAAAAGCCAAAAAAATAAAACTAAACATAGCTTTAGCTGGTGGTAGCACACCTTTATATTTGTATGAGCTTATGTCAAATTACAAATTTCCCAATTTTAAATTTTTTCTTACAGATGAGCGCTACGTTCCAAACAATCATAAAGAGAGCAACTATCACAACATATCAAAATTTTTAAATATAGAACCCGTTTATAAATCTGGTGATATTGAAAAAGATTGTGAAATATTTTCAAACATTATCAATAAAAACCCAATACACATAACTTTGCTTGGTATAGGAGAAGATGGTCACAGCGCTTCTATTTTCCCAGATAAACGTATGCTAAAATCCTGTGAAAACACGCTAATAAGTGTAGGTCCAAACGACATACTTCGTATATCTTTAAACTATAAAGCTTTATCAAACTCAAGGCTTATATTTTTTGTATCAAAATCAAAAAAATCTGTGGTTTCAAGGCTTTTAAAAGAAAAAGATACAGTCGCAAACGAGTTTATATCAAATAACAATTGTAAAAAACCCATACTTGTGTCTGATGGAATGAGTGGTCTATTCAATCCTTTTTAA
- the ispD gene encoding 2-C-methyl-D-erythritol 4-phosphate cytidylyltransferase: MPSLILLAAGLGKRAGIKKQFIKFRDMPLYNFTLRKVADLFNEIIMTVPQDVEPYILYDAHKFGAKFVYGGAERQDSVRLALEVAKEDIVVIHDSARPFASREVFKKVMELENYDGKIAAAKARDTIKKLENGILRTIQRDNVWLAQTPQCFKTDVIKLCHEKALEDGIKATDDAYLLEYYGYSVGIVESSYWNIKLTYPEDIPFFDKLLQR, encoded by the coding sequence ATGCCTTCTTTAATACTTTTAGCGGCTGGGCTTGGCAAAAGAGCCGGTATAAAAAAACAGTTTATAAAGTTTAGAGATATGCCGCTATACAATTTCACTTTAAGAAAAGTGGCCGATCTTTTCAACGAGATAATCATGACGGTGCCCCAGGATGTGGAACCTTATATTTTATACGATGCTCATAAGTTTGGAGCAAAGTTTGTGTATGGTGGTGCAGAAAGACAAGATTCTGTAAGGCTTGCATTGGAAGTGGCAAAAGAGGATATAGTAGTAATACACGATAGCGCAAGGCCCTTTGCTAGCCGAGAAGTATTTAAAAAGGTGATGGAGCTTGAAAACTACGACGGGAAAATAGCAGCGGCAAAAGCAAGAGATACTATAAAAAAGTTAGAAAACGGTATTTTAAGAACTATTCAAAGGGATAACGTGTGGCTGGCTCAAACACCCCAATGTTTTAAAACAGATGTTATAAAACTTTGTCATGAAAAAGCCTTAGAAGATGGTATAAAAGCCACAGACGATGCTTACTTATTGGAATATTATGGATACAGTGTAGGTATAGTAGAATCCTCTTATTGGAATATAAAACTCACCTATCCTGAGGATATTCCGTTTTTTGATAAACTATTGCAAAGATAA
- a CDS encoding DsrE family protein, translating into MNILIVVTSNPFSKDFDSVYKLSKALVGKADVTIFLSGNGTYWLSYDMTKQFLDIGVKIIYCAHSARQRGIEESIKSQNFISSSSYDMFRKVSEFDKVINFN; encoded by the coding sequence ATGAATATCCTTATAGTAGTTACATCAAACCCTTTTTCAAAAGATTTTGACAGCGTATATAAACTATCAAAAGCCCTTGTAGGTAAAGCTGATGTAACGATTTTTTTAAGCGGCAACGGCACTTATTGGCTTAGCTACGATATGACAAAGCAATTTTTAGATATAGGTGTAAAGATAATATACTGCGCTCACTCGGCACGCCAAAGAGGCATCGAAGAGTCTATAAAATCTCAAAATTTTATATCAAGCTCTTCTTACGATATGTTTAGAAAAGTATCAGAGTTTGACAAGGTGATAAACTTTAACTGA
- the zwf gene encoding glucose-6-phosphate dehydrogenase has translation MNNFVFVLFGGNGDLAWKKIHPSLAKLLKEGKISPKKIISCSRESSRDEFIPKIKSLFGEEYASVCDYINVDVTNPKDFNFIKSIEKDEIIFYLSIPPNLFESAIKNIGHVLLDMTNKRKIVIEKPFGYDLESAKRLNNLLHTFFLEKEIYRIDHFLGKEAVQNIFSFRFANYIFEGIWNKNFIDHVQISALEDIGIEGRSAYYDKFGAFKDMIQNHLTQMATFIAMEPPCCIDAEEIRNEKVKVLKSIRPPGIEGVVLGRYEGYTMEPGVKPGSKTETYAAIKLYIDNLRWHGVPFYLRTGKKLKTKATQIVIVLKKMPTSFAKLIGCEPRENKIVIKISPFTNIELRLEIRAPNSEFLSCPLEVSMGMENNTSSEAYETLLLDIINSNQTLFLREDEVEIAWALYQPLLDIWQEKKDVELYEVGSYGPKSADMLINKDNRQWYIF, from the coding sequence ATGAATAACTTTGTTTTTGTTTTATTTGGTGGAAACGGCGATTTAGCTTGGAAAAAAATACATCCAAGCCTTGCAAAACTCCTTAAAGAAGGTAAAATTTCACCAAAAAAGATTATATCTTGCTCAAGAGAATCTAGTAGAGATGAGTTTATACCAAAGATAAAGTCTTTGTTTGGTGAGGAGTACGCATCCGTTTGTGATTATATAAATGTAGATGTTACAAACCCAAAAGATTTTAATTTTATTAAAAGCATAGAAAAAGATGAGATTATATTTTATCTTTCTATACCACCAAACCTTTTTGAAAGTGCTATAAAAAATATAGGCCATGTACTTCTTGATATGACAAACAAAAGAAAAATTGTGATAGAAAAACCCTTTGGATACGATTTGGAATCTGCTAAACGTTTAAACAACCTTCTTCATACGTTTTTCCTAGAAAAAGAAATATATAGGATAGATCACTTTTTAGGTAAAGAGGCTGTTCAAAATATATTTAGTTTTAGATTTGCAAACTATATATTTGAAGGTATTTGGAATAAAAACTTTATAGACCATGTTCAGATATCTGCTTTGGAAGATATTGGTATAGAAGGAAGAAGTGCTTATTACGACAAGTTTGGGGCTTTTAAAGATATGATACAAAACCATCTTACCCAGATGGCAACCTTTATAGCTATGGAACCCCCTTGTTGTATAGATGCAGAAGAGATAAGAAATGAAAAGGTAAAAGTTTTAAAATCCATAAGACCACCAGGTATTGAGGGTGTAGTGCTTGGAAGATATGAAGGTTATACGATGGAACCTGGTGTAAAACCAGGCTCAAAAACTGAGACATATGCTGCTATAAAGCTTTATATAGATAACTTAAGATGGCACGGGGTACCCTTTTATCTTAGAACTGGCAAAAAGTTAAAAACAAAAGCCACTCAAATAGTGATAGTGCTTAAAAAAATGCCCACATCCTTTGCTAAACTTATAGGTTGTGAGCCAAGGGAAAATAAGATAGTTATAAAAATCTCACCTTTCACAAATATAGAGCTTCGTCTTGAGATAAGAGCCCCAAACTCGGAATTTTTATCTTGTCCTTTGGAAGTGTCTATGGGTATGGAAAATAACACCTCTTCAGAGGCATATGAGACCCTTCTTCTTGATATAATAAACTCAAATCAAACTTTATTTTTAAGAGAAGACGAAGTAGAGATTGCATGGGCACTTTATCAACCGCTTTTAGATATATGGCAAGAAAAAAAGGATGTAGAGCTTTACGAAGTGGGCTCTTACGGACCAAAATCTGCTGATATGCTTATAAACAAAGATAATAGACAATGGTATATCTTTTAG
- a CDS encoding 6-carboxytetrahydropterin synthase: MWYISKTFRFEAGHRVWKQNLSCSRGSSLGSDCIENKCVNLHGHSYEIEVVLCSNVLDNQDMVMDFHHLKSALNPLIEQFDHSFIIDKNDPLFEAFKKINQDFGLKLTIVDFCPTAEALAKYIYDHVKEKFEKAGLLNEVNIYKVIIWETKTSKAEYIGEKI, translated from the coding sequence ATGTGGTATATATCAAAAACATTTAGGTTTGAAGCGGGCCATAGAGTTTGGAAACAAAACCTATCTTGCTCAAGAGGATCAAGTCTTGGTTCTGATTGTATAGAAAATAAGTGCGTAAACTTACATGGGCACAGTTATGAAATAGAAGTTGTGCTTTGTTCAAACGTACTTGATAATCAGGATATGGTGATGGATTTTCATCATCTTAAAAGCGCATTAAACCCTCTTATAGAACAATTTGATCATAGTTTTATAATAGATAAAAACGATCCTTTATTTGAGGCTTTTAAAAAAATAAACCAAGATTTTGGATTAAAACTTACGATAGTGGATTTTTGTCCCACAGCGGAAGCCTTGGCAAAGTATATATACGATCATGTAAAAGAGAAATTTGAAAAAGCAGGACTTTTAAATGAAGTAAATATATATAAAGTAATTATCTGGGAAACAAAAACCTCAAAAGCTGAATACATAGGAGAGAAAATATGA
- a CDS encoding sulfurtransferase TusB produces the protein MVENPNTIWLVRKFGDFKSSLPSENDIVVLIQDAVLRAPNKNWYLCKEDVSARGLKVQEEFLLSWEDISKLILKAKNVVVW, from the coding sequence ATGGTAGAAAATCCAAACACAATTTGGCTTGTAAGAAAGTTTGGGGATTTTAAAAGTAGCTTACCATCGGAGAACGATATAGTGGTACTTATACAAGATGCGGTGTTAAGAGCACCGAACAAAAATTGGTACTTGTGTAAAGAAGATGTATCTGCAAGAGGTCTAAAAGTCCAAGAAGAGTTCTTGCTTAGCTGGGAAGATATATCAAAACTCATATTAAAAGCCAAAAACGTGGTGGTGTGGTAA
- a CDS encoding IS200/IS605 family accessory protein TnpB-related protein, producing the protein MYITLRFKLIENSKEDLEILKNLMKLQSSAVRYAYNRIREGYTDKDIYHLIREKFPSLPTRYIPSAINKAKSINKEHETIVFGNREIFEKLCKSHLQGKQREKLKEQWRQNRKYNLISIGTANNTDKGNRLLRFEKKNDELYLRVNIQPRKWIWLKVKRQISSKNDKWAVFLAMLNDLWENKRYFPYTVELKIRGNDIYGYVTFDFPVPSTYITKNNGVIGIDTNASPLHLALAEISKDGNLISYERHELHNFLLYEKERREYEEWILAHKIVNTAIEKQKAIAIENLNKVNKGYRGDGKAKLRKRLSKWNYKSLLSKIEAIAHQKCVEIIKVNPAYTSVIGALKYAPILNIDKDIAGAYVIARRAMGFKERIPVNYRKLLEDKEYINYAIEKLNNKIQELKESIKQEKNKYKQKPLKQELRKIIGDIKSIQSFQSEPSFCKGANGRNLEQTNKAWQVLRVALVIPILGKPFNREYSSLKTILVSGNVERVASRLVPH; encoded by the coding sequence ATGTATATAACATTAAGATTCAAGCTTATTGAAAATAGTAAAGAAGACTTAGAGATATTGAAAAACCTAATGAAACTCCAATCATCAGCTGTTAGATATGCATATAACAGGATAAGAGAAGGCTATACAGATAAAGATATATACCATTTGATTAGAGAGAAATTTCCAAGTTTACCAACAAGGTATATACCTAGTGCAATAAATAAAGCAAAATCAATTAACAAAGAACATGAAACCATTGTATTTGGAAACAGAGAAATATTTGAAAAATTGTGCAAAAGCCATTTACAAGGAAAACAAAGAGAAAAACTAAAAGAACAATGGAGACAAAACAGGAAGTATAATCTAATTAGCATAGGAACTGCTAACAACACAGATAAAGGCAACAGACTATTACGTTTTGAAAAGAAAAATGATGAACTATATTTAAGAGTAAATATACAACCACGTAAATGGATATGGTTAAAAGTTAAAAGGCAAATAAGTAGTAAAAATGATAAATGGGCTGTATTTTTAGCTATGCTAAACGATTTATGGGAAAACAAAAGATACTTTCCTTATACAGTGGAGTTAAAAATAAGAGGAAACGATATATATGGCTATGTTACCTTTGACTTTCCAGTACCAAGTACATATATTACTAAGAATAACGGGGTCATAGGTATAGATACAAATGCAAGTCCTTTGCATTTAGCTTTAGCCGAAATAAGTAAGGATGGTAATTTAATAAGTTATGAAAGACATGAACTACATAACTTTTTATTATATGAGAAAGAAAGAAGAGAATATGAAGAATGGATATTAGCTCATAAAATCGTAAATACAGCTATAGAAAAGCAAAAGGCTATAGCTATAGAAAATCTAAACAAAGTTAATAAAGGCTATAGAGGAGACGGTAAGGCAAAGCTTAGGAAAAGACTAAGTAAGTGGAACTATAAATCTTTATTATCTAAAATAGAAGCTATAGCTCATCAAAAATGTGTTGAAATAATAAAGGTAAATCCTGCTTATACTTCTGTTATAGGAGCCTTAAAATATGCACCTATACTTAACATAGACAAAGATATTGCAGGAGCTTACGTTATTGCTAGAAGGGCTATGGGATTTAAAGAAAGGATACCTGTAAATTATAGGAAGCTATTAGAGGATAAAGAATACATAAACTATGCAATAGAAAAACTAAACAATAAAATACAAGAACTTAAAGAATCCATAAAACAAGAAAAGAATAAGTACAAACAAAAACCGTTAAAACAAGAATTGAGAAAAATAATAGGAGACATTAAATCTATACAAAGCTTTCAAAGCGAGCCAAGTTTCTGTAAGGGAGCCAATGGAAGGAATCTCGAACAGACTAACAAAGCTTGGCAAGTTTTGAGAGTAGCTCTTGTGATCCCGATCCTGGGGAAACCTTTTAATAGGGAGTACTCTTCCTTAAAGACTATACTAGTCTCAGGGAACGTGGAGAGGGTAGCAAGTAGGTTAGTTCCACATTAG
- a CDS encoding HDOD domain-containing protein: protein MNNRKHLRFYTYIETQYGIIKNISYEGALIELSSQDTLKTLLENKNFSINILGEEVKAKVVLDNINQVKNPEERGIRVGLSFEKPISKDTLQKAIKLHKKPERIRKEPKFKIETDTLEAFEAHDFIKGTMPIIMELTNENTNVDKIYALIRNMPTLEEDILNIANNAYSNKGIDIKDIKSAIIRLGLSRIKDFTLKAISKEAITEYKDELKELTEIEQILILQTAIFDNICQIACTQKSRFYDLLMLSMIDGLLIVIDFLNKNKYNDIKTQILNLVKTPSKLYSYVSRIFEKDTFGKDIIKLDKEYFEKVFYGFDDFIKSIIIGYNTYAPYYKYSTANKLQPSKQAINLSFTIHLSMLGTKFIMQNDEKAGFIMLNRLNRFGIDSIKFSSFLKNIINDANLTIRDLGISKEISTSIQKINYIPNIEGENAKEQTKIEIPKPFQDFYTIFTQTLTKLKRVCVRYEDKAYTMLKIENLINFIQETQKGVLGVIDLNTFEIPSYEDVSFLDILILKDIDNIEDIGKLKAILDSFEGYIIMTLRNDIDLETINYTLFNAIEKFTIDFPSYIEDDELYADLIKSAKNLLKKDFGINQEIGLEDLRYDLKSIVRKAIE from the coding sequence ATGAACAATAGAAAACATCTAAGGTTTTACACATATATAGAAACCCAATATGGCATTATAAAAAACATATCCTACGAAGGCGCTCTAATAGAACTATCAAGCCAAGATACGCTAAAAACTCTATTAGAAAATAAAAATTTTTCTATAAATATACTAGGAGAAGAGGTTAAAGCCAAGGTAGTCTTAGACAATATAAATCAAGTCAAAAATCCTGAAGAGCGTGGCATACGTGTAGGGCTTTCATTTGAAAAGCCTATATCAAAAGATACGCTACAAAAAGCTATAAAACTACACAAAAAGCCAGAGCGCATAAGAAAAGAACCAAAATTTAAGATAGAAACCGATACATTAGAAGCTTTTGAAGCTCATGATTTTATAAAAGGTACGATGCCTATCATAATGGAGCTTACCAACGAAAACACCAACGTGGATAAAATATATGCTCTTATTAGAAATATGCCTACATTAGAAGAAGATATATTAAATATCGCAAACAACGCTTATTCAAACAAAGGCATAGATATAAAAGATATAAAATCCGCCATTATAAGACTTGGACTCTCAAGGATAAAGGATTTTACATTAAAAGCTATATCAAAAGAAGCTATTACAGAGTACAAAGATGAGCTAAAAGAACTAACAGAAATAGAGCAAATACTCATACTTCAAACAGCCATCTTTGACAACATATGCCAAATCGCCTGCACACAAAAAAGTAGATTTTACGATCTTCTTATGCTATCCATGATAGATGGGCTTCTTATCGTTATAGATTTCCTAAACAAAAACAAATACAACGATATTAAAACCCAAATACTAAATTTGGTAAAAACACCATCAAAATTATACTCTTATGTATCTAGAATATTTGAAAAAGATACGTTTGGAAAAGATATAATAAAATTAGACAAAGAATATTTTGAAAAGGTATTTTATGGTTTTGATGATTTTATTAAAAGCATTATAATTGGCTACAATACTTACGCCCCATACTACAAATACAGCACCGCTAATAAATTACAACCATCAAAGCAAGCCATAAACCTATCTTTTACAATACATCTTTCTATGCTTGGCACAAAGTTTATAATGCAAAACGATGAAAAGGCTGGATTTATAATGTTAAATAGGTTGAATAGGTTTGGTATAGATAGTATAAAGTTTTCAAGCTTTTTGAAAAATATCATAAACGACGCAAATCTGACAATAAGAGACTTGGGAATTTCAAAAGAAATAAGCACTTCTATACAGAAAATAAACTACATCCCAAATATAGAAGGTGAAAATGCAAAAGAACAAACAAAAATAGAAATACCAAAACCCTTTCAAGATTTTTACACTATTTTTACACAAACGCTTACAAAATTAAAAAGGGTTTGCGTAAGATACGAAGATAAGGCTTATACAATGTTAAAAATAGAAAATCTTATAAACTTTATCCAAGAGACCCAAAAAGGTGTATTGGGGGTAATAGATTTGAATACGTTTGAAATACCCTCTTACGAAGATGTAAGTTTTTTAGATATATTAATATTAAAAGATATAGACAACATAGAAGATATAGGCAAGCTAAAGGCTATATTGGATAGTTTTGAAGGGTATATAATAATGACTCTAAGAAACGATATAGATTTAGAAACCATAAACTATACACTTTTTAATGCTATTGAAAAATTTACAATAGACTTTCCCTCTTATATAGAAGATGATGAGCTTTATGCTGACCTTATTAAAAGCGCAAAAAACTTGTTAAAAAAAGACTTTGGTATAAATCAAGAGATAGGCTTAGAAGATCTACGATACGATTTAAAATCAATTGTAAGAAAAGCAATAGAGTAA
- a CDS encoding sulfurtransferase TusA family protein, producing the protein MNDFEINKELDITGEVCPFTFVKSKLVLETMGKGQILRVIVDYEPSAVSVPKSMRDEGQEVLATNKIGDNKWEIIVRKAR; encoded by the coding sequence ATGAATGATTTTGAAATAAATAAAGAGCTTGATATTACCGGTGAAGTATGCCCTTTTACATTTGTGAAAAGCAAGTTAGTTTTAGAAACCATGGGAAAAGGCCAAATCCTTAGAGTCATCGTAGATTACGAACCGTCGGCGGTGAGCGTACCAAAAAGCATGAGAGATGAAGGTCAGGAAGTGTTAGCCACCAACAAAATAGGCGATAACAAGTGGGAAATCATCGTTAGAAAAGCAAGATGA
- a CDS encoding DsrE/DsrF/DrsH-like family protein: protein MEQKAPDLVIILLTGPENPARLPSAFFLASTAAAEDMNVVMYFTGPSTQLLKKGVAESVYPMEGGQPISYFINLARQNGVQMIACKQSLDLNGMKEEDLAYDFPLLTPTAALPSLGMAGKVVTW from the coding sequence ATGGAACAAAAAGCCCCTGATTTGGTGATCATTCTTTTAACCGGTCCAGAAAATCCAGCAAGGTTGCCATCTGCATTTTTCTTGGCATCCACAGCAGCCGCCGAAGATATGAATGTGGTTATGTATTTTACAGGTCCTTCTACACAACTTCTTAAAAAAGGTGTAGCTGAAAGCGTTTATCCAATGGAAGGTGGACAACCTATATCTTACTTTATCAATTTAGCTCGCCAAAACGGTGTACAAATGATAGCCTGCAAACAATCCCTTGACCTAAACGGTATGAAAGAAGAAGATTTAGCCTACGATTTTCCGCTTCTAACACCAACAGCAGCACTACCAAGCCTTGGGATGGCTGGAAAAGTAGTCACTTGGTAA
- a CDS encoding tetratricopeptide repeat protein, which produces MKRKYIFYIAFLSFSIFSVYSCAQNTHNIEELSNKNSTYYYNIGMAGLTAQNYAVAISNFKKAILKDPNNYKAYDKLALAYANVGNYKKAIKSIDRALHIKPDYYQAILDKAIILQAEHKTKEAIDTLNKCITNDYCSLRPQAYYQLANIYKSKGDTKDYIKNLNLAILYDRDFNVAKFDLARAYVENNMCSKPNIEEKAIYLIDSEKNNIGASSIPDMLLLKTKCYMEANKFKEASKLIRKILFKEDINQKYKDEAIELSKELITLEYVNKNTENPPISYAESIKKSKPKNQNTIVNNNNKEKETKNFYYYQLGVYYIKEYNYAYNIYIKAKKLGFDTYMVKNNKAIIVFAKVPEDKKALFKKEFPFAFKIKHP; this is translated from the coding sequence ATGAAACGTAAATATATTTTTTATATTGCTTTTCTATCGTTTTCTATTTTTAGCGTATATTCTTGTGCCCAAAACACTCACAATATAGAAGAACTATCCAACAAAAATTCAACATACTATTACAATATTGGTATGGCGGGGCTTACAGCCCAAAATTACGCCGTTGCCATATCAAACTTTAAAAAAGCCATTCTAAAAGACCCAAACAACTACAAAGCTTACGACAAGCTGGCCCTTGCTTACGCCAATGTAGGTAATTATAAAAAAGCTATAAAAAGTATAGATAGAGCATTACATATAAAACCAGATTACTATCAAGCCATTTTAGACAAAGCTATAATATTGCAAGCAGAGCATAAAACCAAGGAGGCAATAGACACTCTTAATAAATGTATAACAAATGATTATTGTAGCTTAAGACCTCAAGCTTACTATCAACTTGCAAACATATACAAATCAAAAGGCGATACAAAAGATTACATTAAAAATCTAAATTTAGCAATACTCTACGATAGGGATTTTAACGTAGCAAAGTTTGATTTAGCGAGAGCCTACGTAGAAAACAATATGTGTAGCAAACCAAATATAGAAGAAAAAGCAATCTATCTTATAGATAGCGAGAAAAATAATATAGGTGCTTCAAGTATACCAGATATGTTGCTTCTAAAAACAAAGTGCTATATGGAAGCTAACAAATTTAAAGAAGCATCGAAATTGATAAGGAAAATATTGTTTAAAGAAGATATAAACCAAAAGTACAAGGACGAAGCTATAGAACTATCAAAAGAACTTATAACGCTAGAGTATGTAAATAAAAATACTGAGAATCCACCTATATCCTACGCAGAATCAATAAAAAAAAGCAAACCAAAAAACCAAAATACAATAGTTAATAATAACAATAAAGAGAAAGAGACCAAAAACTTCTACTATTACCAACTTGGAGTTTACTACATAAAAGAGTATAACTATGCTTATAATATCTATATAAAAGCCAAAAAACTTGGGTTTGATACTTATATGGTGAAAAACAACAAAGCTATTATAGTGTTTGCGAAAGTACCAGAAGATAAAAAAGCTTTGTTTAAAAAAGAGTTTCCATTTGCTTTTAAGATAAAACATCCATAA